In Rhodoflexus caldus, the genomic window AGCCGTTGTATTTTTTGACCAATTGCACCGTATCAGCCAGCAATTCGCGGAACAGGCGTTGCCCTTCGGCGGTTTTGAGGTTCATCAGCGGCAGAGGGTGCAGTTCGCCCGCGCCCGCATGTGCGCTGTATTCCAACTGTATGCCTTTGGAACGCGCCAGAGCGTCCAATTCGGCGATGTAGTCGGGCAGGTCTTCCACTGCCACGGCGCAATCTTCAATCAGATTGACGGGCTTTGCATCGCCCGCGATGTTGTACATAATGCCCAAACCCGCTTTGCGCAAGTTCCACGCTTTTTTCGTGTCTTCGCCGTGCAGCAGCGGAAAGGCATAACCCAAATTATTTGCCTGAAAATCAGCAACTAATCGCGCTGCTTTTGCCTCTATTTCGGCGCGCGATTCGGCGGTAAATTCCACCATCAAAATGGCTTTCGGGCTGCCTTGTACGAAAAAGCGATTTTGTTGCTGTTCGGGGTTGGTTTTGGTCAGTTCCAAAATGTAGTCGTCCACTAATTCGCTGGCTTCGGGGCAGTGCCGCATGGCGATGATATTTGCCCGCAAAGAATCGTTAATAGACTGAAAATGAGCGCACAGCAGCCCCACGTGCGGCAGCGGCACGGGCACAAGGTTCAGTTTTGCTTCGGTAATCAGTGCCAGCGTGCCTTCCGAACCTGCCAGCAGGCGACAAAAGTTGAGCGGCAAACCCTGCGGGTTGAACGGCTGCGCATCCAGCATCGCATCCAAGGCATAGCCCGTGTTGCGGCGCGTTACGCGGGGATTGGGAAACTGTCGGCGGATTTCGTCGCGGTTGACTTCATTGCTCAACAAGTCTCTGATTTTCAGATAAATGCGCTGTTCCAACGGGCTGACTGTGCCGATGCCGTTGCACTTGTCGGCAAATTCCTGTTCGGAAATTGCTTTGAAAACCGCTTCGTTGCCGTCGGCAAGCAGGGCGCGAACTTCCAACAAATGGTCGCGGGTGCTGCCGTAAACTATTGAATGCAAGCCGCAAGAGTTGTTGCCAATCATGCCGCCAATCATGGCGCGGTTGGCGGTAGAAGTTTCAGGACCGAAAAACAGCCCATGCGGTTTGAGAAACAGGTTCAAATCGTCACGGATAACGCCGGGCTGCACGCGCACCCAGTGTTCCACAGTATTGATTTCAAGAATTTTATCAAAATATTTGGAAAAATCTACCACAATGCCGTTGCCGACTACCTGCCCTGCCAGCGAAGTGCCTGCCGTGCGCGGAATGAGCGACATGCCGAAAGTATCGGCAAACCGAATCAGCCGTTTGAGGTCGTCAACGGTTCTGGGCAGAGCTACCGCCTGGGGCATTTCGCGGTAAGCGGAAGCATCGGTAGCGTACAGGATGCGCATGGCGCGGTCGGTGTGCAGTTCGCCCTGTAACTGCTTTTTCAACTGCTCAAAGGTGTTTATCATGGGTGCAGATTTTACTGCAACTTATGATTTTTTGATGTGAAGGGAAAGAATTGGCCATATCACAGCCCTATGTTGTTGTTTTGACTTGGGTACAGAAGCAGACTTTATGAGGGTGCTCTTTTTCGCCTGCCATCGGCGAACACACAACCAAACCGCTGCAATCACCGAGTTATTCGGAGAAACATATTGCCGAATATTATAACAATTACATGGTATACCGCCATTATATAATCAATAAATTATTGATGCTTATTGGAACGTATCAGTTATTTTTGGTAAAACACCTTACGAAAAAGGCAACAAAACCCTAATGGACAAATTAACGGAGGTGAGTCATGACACAAGTAACTCAAAGAACAATCAAAATTATGCTGGTTAGTTACATGGATATAGATAATTTGATCACCAGTAAAATGATAGAAGTAGCCGGTATTACTGCAGATATTCAGATATTTACCGATAGTCGGTTAGGAATGGAATACTTGCGCACTACTGAGTCCGAAAATCCATCTCTTTTGCCCGACTTGATATTTTTAGCCATAGATATACCTCATTATGACGGATTCCAGTTTTTAGATGATTTCGCTGCGCTTAGTGATGCCTATAAGAGCCGCCGTCCGGTTGCTATGCTTAGCACTTCTATAAGTAAGTATGATATTGAAAGATCCATGAGTTACAGTTACGTAAGAAAATATCTAAATCTGCCGTTAGATCCTAATATGGCACGCCAACTGGCAGAAGAACTTTATTCAGAGTGGCATTCGGATACAAGTCCCGAGCAGGGGTAAGCACCCAAGTAACCTACCCTAACCATTTGCAAATCAGCGGGCAGGCAGGTAGCTTTGTGGTGTGCTGCCAAGCATTATCAACCTCACTTTGCTTCATCGTCATTAACGCCTGCATTTTCTTTTTGCATGAAAAAAATCTTTACCGTTCTTTTGTTTTGCACATTTGTGCATGGTTATTCTATTGCCCAAGAAATTTTTAAGCCCGATTCGGTTCGGAAAAAAGTAACGGCTGTCCGCACGGATGCCCACCTGAAAATTGACGGATATTTGGATGAACCCGCATGGCAAACTGCCCTAACTGTAACCAATTTTACGCAAGTAGAACCCTTTCAGGGCGAAAAAGTCAATTTTGACACCGAAGTACGGGTGCTGTACAACAAAGACTACCTCTACGTAGGTGCATTTTGCCGCGACCCGCAGGGCAAAAAAGCCATCCGCGTGCCCGACTTGCGCCGCGATTTTGAGTTTCAGGCTCACGATATTTTCGGTATTGCCATAGACGGCTTCAACGACAAGCGCAATGCCATGGCGTTTGTAACCAACCCCTATGGTTCGCAGCGCGACTTGCTGGGCTTTGACGACCGCCTGTTTGACGTAGATTGGGACGGGCGATGGATTGTGCGCACGCACCGTTTGGACAGCGGCTGGGTGGCAGAATTTGCCATCCCTTGGCAGACCTTGCGCTACCCAAAAATGCCTGAAGGTCAGTATGTTTGGGGGATTAACTTCTTCCGCAACCGCCGCGCTACGAACGAATTGAGCGCATGGTCGCCGCACCCGCGTGCCTTTGGCGTGCTGCGCATGGAATACGCAGGTGAACTGACGGGCATACAACCGCCGCCGCCTTCGCCCAACGTGCAGGTGATTCCCTACGTGCTGCAAACCGTTGACCGCTACCCTTTTGCAGCCAACGGTAGCGAGCGCGTGCAGTCTTCTTCCAAAGTCGGCGGCGAAGTGAAGTGGGCGATTAATTCCAACAGCGTACTTGATTTGACCGTCAATACGGACTTTGCACAGGCAGATGCCGACCGACAAGTGAACAACCTGACGCGCTTTTCAGTATTTTTCCCCGAACGCAGGCAGTTTTTTCTGGAAAATGCCAGCCTTTTCGGGGCGGGACTTGCACCCGAAGACAACTTGGTAGGCGGTGCCATGCGCATACAGCCCTTTTTCAGCCGTCGCATCGGTTTAGATGAAGAAGGCAACCCACTGCCGATTGTGGCAGGGGCGCGATATGTCTATCGTTCGGTGCAGCGCAACTACGGCGGCATCCTCATGCGGCAAGGCGGCGATGCCACTCATGCGCCCGTAACCTATGCAGTCGGGCGTTATTCGCACAACATTGGAAAGCAGAACCGCGCAGGGGGCATCATCACCTACCGCGATGAAGAGGGTATGAATGGTCGCCCGGGTAGTCGCAACATGGTCGCCGCCGCCGATGCTTTTTTCCGTTTCAGCCAATCGTTAAACCTCAATACCATGCTGATTAAAAGCATTGATTCGGACAGCACGGGCAACGGTTTTGCGGGCTTTGCACAGTTCCGTTACAATGCCAATAACTTGGTGGCATGGCTGACACAGTCGGTCGTAACGGCGAATTTCAACCCGAAAACGGGCTTTGTTTCGCGCACAAACGTAGTTGCCACAACGCCGGGCTTCTTTTTCATTGTCCGCAAACCTTGGATTCCGAAATTCATTCGCGGATTGGAGCCGGGCATGTTTTCCGAAGTGTATTTCAATGCGCAAACGGGAGCTTTGCAAGAGGCACGCATCGCATTCAATCCTTTGTGGATAGCCTTGCAAAGCGGCGGATTTTTGGGGGTGTTCATAGACCCGACCTTCCAGCGGTTAGAGGAAACATTCAGCCCCGTGGGGATAGACATTCGCCCGGGCGACTATCGCTACTTGCGAGGCAGCATCATGGCAGGCAGCGACCGCTCTAAAAAAGTATCCTATTTTGCCTCAACGGCTTGGGGCGGCTACTACGACGGCAAACTTTGGACAGTAGAAGGCAACATTCGCGTAGCGCCCGTTCCTCATTTTCAAATGAATTTTCGCTATGAAAACAACCGTTTCCGAGGTGTAGGGATAAATCGGGAAAATGCCGATGTACACTTATGGAGCATGGAAAGCCGCATGGCTGTTAATCCGCGCCTGCAACTGATTGGCTTCTATCAATTCAACTCCTCTGCCAACCGCGATATTTGGAACGTGCGCCTTTCTTGGGAGTTCCGCCCGCTGTCTTTTGTGTATGTGGTGTTTAACCAACGCGGCTTTGATACCATCAACGAACGTCAGAAAAGCCAACACCTGATTGGCAAGGTTACGTACTTGAAGCAGTTTTAGAGGGCGTATTTCGCGTCCAAGCAAAGTAAAATCCTATGAAAAGCGCACTTGTTTTTCTTGTCTTGGGGTGGCTGACGGCTTTGGCAGGTGCGGCGCAGGATGTTTTCAAGCCCGACTCTGTGCGGCGCAGGGTTGCGGCGGTGCACATTGCGCAGGATTTGAAAATAGACGGCTATTTGGACGAACCCGCATGGCAGCAGGCAGCAGCGGCAAAGTCCTTTGTGCAGGTAGAGCCTCTGCAAGGTCAGCCCGCCGGTTTTGATACGGAAGTGCGCGTGTTGTACAACCATTACTACCTCTATTTCGGCATCTTTTGCCGCGATTCGGTGGGAAAAAAAGCCATCCGCGTGCCCGACCTGCGCCGCGACTTTGACGATGAAGAACAAGACGTAGTCGGCGTAGTCATTGACGGCTTCAACGACAAACGCAATGCCATGGCGTTTATGGTGAACCCCTATGGTTCGCAGCGCGATTTGCTGGCTTTTGACGACATGATGTTTGACGAAGATTGGGACGGGCGTTGGAAAGTCCGCACGCACCGTTTGGACAGCGGCTGGACGGCGGAGTTTGCCATCCCTTGGCACACTTTGCGCTACCCCAAAGCCGCCGACGGGGAGTATGTGTGGGGCATCAACTTTGTGCGTAACCGTCGGGCAAGCAACGAACTGACCGCATGGTCGCCTTATCCGCGGGCATTCAGCGTGTTTCGCATGGAGTACGCCGGCGAACTGACGGGCATCCGACCGCCGCCGCCCGTGCCCAACGTACAGGTAACGCCCTATGTGCTGGGCACAAACGACCGCTACAACAACTCAGCGTGGCAGCCTTCGCTCAAAGCAGGCGGAGAGGTTAAGTGGGCAATTAATTCCAACAGCGTCTTAGACCTGACCTTCAACACCGATTTTGCACAGGCAGACGCAGACAGGCAGGTAAACAACCTGAGCCGCTTTTCGGTGTTTTTCCCCGAACGCAGGCAGTTTTTTCTGGAAAATGCAAGCCTTTTCGGGGCGGGTTTGCTGGGCGGAGATGATATTCAGATGCAGATTCAGCCCTTTTTCAGCCGTCGCATCGGGCTGGATGCGGAAGGTAACCCCTTGCCCATTGTAGCGGGGGCGCGCTATGTGCACCGTTCGCTGACGCACAACTACGGCGCAATGCTCATGCGGCAGGGCGGCGATGCGGCACATGCACCCGTAACCTATGCCGTCGGTCGTTATTCGCGCAACATCGGTGAGCAAAACCGAATCGGCGGCATTGTTACTTATCGGGATGAGGAAGCCCGCTACGGACAGCCCGCCAACCGCAACGCCGTAGCAGCAGCGGATGCCTTTGTACGCCTTAGCCCGTCGCTGAGCCTCAACGCAATGGTGGCGCAAAGCATGGACACCGACCCAACGGCGCGGGGCACGGCAGCCTTCGCCCAATTGGATTACAACACCAATCACGGCGGGGCTTTTATTGTGCCTGCCTTGGTTACGGCGGGTTTTGATGCCAAAACAGGCTTTGTTTCGCGGCACAACGTTATGGCGATTAATTCGGGGGCTTTTTTGAACATCCGCAAAGAGCGGTTTCCCGAATGGCTGCGCGCCTTAGAGCCGGGCATATTTCCCGAAATTTACTTTGATGCACAAACGCGCTGTTTGCAGGAGTTCCGCGTATCGGTCAATCCCGTTTGGGTAACGCTGCAAAGCGGTGGCTTCTTGGGAGTCTTTTTTGACCCGACTTTCCAGCGGTTAGACGATACTTTCAGCCCCGTAGGCATTGACATTCAGCCCGGCAGCTACCGCTACCTGCGCAGCAACGCGATGGCAGGCAGCGACCCGTCTAAAAAAGTGTCTTACTTCGTGTTTACCTCTTGGGGCGGCTACTACGACGGCAGGCTTTGGAGCAAGTCGGGCAGCGTGCGCCTTTCGCCCGTGCCGCATTTTCAGATGAATTTCAGCTACGAAAACAACCGATTCCGCAGCGTGGGCGTGCGTCGGGAAAACGCCGACGTGCACTTGTGGAGCATAGAAAGCCGCGTAGCAGTCAATCCGCGCCTGCAACTGATTGGCTTCTATCAATTCAATTCATCCGCCAATCGTGAGGTGTGGAACGTTCGCCTGTCGTGGGAATTTCGCCCGCTGTCTTTTGTGTACTTGGTGTTCAATCGGCGCGGCTTTGACCACCTCAACGAACGGCAAAACAGCAGCCACCTGATTGGCAAGGTTACGTACCTGAAGCAGTTTTAATGCGGATTGTTTGATAATCGTTTGACAGTCAGCGCTTTTTGCAGCAAAAAATCAAATGAAAGATTGGTGCAAAAATGCGCATTGTTGAATTGTATTTTTCTGATGTTTGTGTATTTGCAGGGACAACGCATGCGTTGTCCGTACAGGTGCAACACAAAACAGGATTTAACTTTTTCCAATATTCTGCCGCGCAGCGCTCGTTTTCCGATTGAAATCCCCAATCCGCATTCCCCAATCCGCCTTCCCTACTGAATTTTTCCAAGATTCTATCGTGAATTCGCGTTGCCCTTACCGTTTCCCGACCAAATCTTTGGCAAAAAATATGACGCCTGAAAGGACAAACGCCCAAAAAAGCCCTGCAATGAGCATGGTAAACAGGATTTTGCTGCGTCTTTCGCCGAAGCTGACGGCAATCAGTGTGCCGCCGATGGGGGTAAACAACAGCGGGGTGAGCATGGCAACGCCCCACATGCCGTATTTGCGCCAAATGCGCACCACCTGTCGGCTGCGTTTGGTAAACAATCGGCGATTGGGTGCAAAACGCTGAATGAAACGGGCACGCATGGGGGCACCTAAGCTGCTGATAATCAATACAGAAGTCATCATGCCGCCTGCCGTTAGCAACGACGTTTCCACATAGCCGATGCCCAGCGGCAGCGCTGTTACGGGGCCGAAAATGAACTTGAACATGCTCAAACCGAAAACGGTGAGGTATTTCAACAGTTTTGCCCACATGGTCAAGCGGAAATTTTAGCACCGAATGCCAAGTCGCCCGCATCGCCCAGCCCGGGAACGATGTAGAATTTCTGGTTGAGTTCTTCGTCTAATGCACCCGTCCAAAGGAAACTTTCGGGCAGGTGTTGCCGCACGTGGTTTACGCCTTCACGGCTGGCAATTGCCGATACGATGTGGATTTTATCGGGTTTGCCGTATTGCATCAGTGCTTCAACGGTCAGCAAAACGGATTTGCCCGTTGCCAGCATCGGGTCAATCAGGATGAGTTCCCTGCCGCTCAAATCAGGGGCGGCAATGTAGCGCATCTCTATTTCAAAGGTAAAATCGGCGGCGTGTTGCCCCCGAAACGCACCGATAAAAGCACTTGGCGCAGCATCAAACATATTGAGAAAGCCCTGATAGAAGGGAAGCCCCGCACGCAAAATCGGTACAAGAACGGGCTGTGCGGTCAGTTCTTGCATGTGCGCAAAGCCCAGCGGCGTTTCTACCACCCGCGGGCGGTATTGCATCGTTTTTGAGATTTCGTAAGCCATCAGTTCGCCCAAGCGCTCTAAGTTGCGGCGGAAACGCATACTGTCGCGCTGAATGTTGATGTCGCGCAGTTCGGCAATGAAATGATGCGCAATATTGCTTTGTTCGGTCAGGATGAACATGGGTGCGGTGCGTTAAATCTCAAACATAAATCCTTCCGCCTCTAATTGGCGGTATTTTGCCTTGTCAAATTTGTACAACTTGGCAGCGCGGTGCGATACGCCCTTTTGGCGTTCGGGCAGTTCTATGAGCAAGCCCATGCCCAGAATTTTTTTGCGGAAGTTCCGCTTGTCCAATTCCTTGTTCAAAATCAGTTCATAAACGCGCTGCAATTGGCTCAAAGCGAACTTTTCGGGCAAGAGTTCAAAGCCGATGGGCTGATAGCGCACCTTGCCTTTGAGTCGTTTGAGGGCAGTTTCAAAAATCAGGGCGTGGTCAAATGCCAGTGGCGGCAGTTGATTGACCTCGTGCCACTCGGCGCGGCGGGCATCAGAGCCGGGCTTGACGTTGTACTCCGAAAGGTTCACCAAGGCGTAGTAGGCAACGCTTACTACACGCCCGCGGGGGTCGCGGTTTACATCGCCGAAGGTGTAGAGTTGCTCCATGAACATACCTTTGATGCCCGTTTCTTCTTCCAGTTCGCGGCGGGCAGCATCGTCTATGGTTTCGTCCATATCCACAAAGCCGCCGGGCAGCGCCCACATGCCCTTAAAAGGCTCATCGGCGCGTTCTATGAGCAAAACTTTCAGGCTGTTTTCCCCCAAGCCGAAAATGATACAATCAACGGTAAGCGCAGGGCGCGGGTATTCGTAGGTGTACATGAGGGCAAGTTAGCAGTTTTTTGCCTCATATGCTTCAAGATTGGGCGATTGCAGAAAATCGGCAAATCGTTGGGCGATGAAATCGTAAGCAGGTGAGCAGTTTGAATAGTTCTTTTTTGAACCGCTGTTAGGGTCTAAAGACCGCTTACAGGGGTGTCAGGAATCCCTGCCAGCGGCTGAAAGCCCTGTCAGCGGATTTAGATAAAGGCGTTTTAACTGCCCACCTCCTTATAAAAAACCTGCCGACGGTCGCGAAGACCCCTTCAGAGGATTTAATGGAATATGAGACAGTTGCTTTTAGGCTTTGCGCACGGTGCGTTGTTCAATGCGTTTTTCGTAGTGCTGCCCTTGGAAAATGCGCTTGACGTAGATACCCGGCGTATGGATTTGGTTGGGGTCTAAGGTGCCTGCGGGGACAAGCTCCTCCACTTCGGCTACGGTGATAGTGGCAGCGGTTGCCATCATGGGGTTGAAGTTGCGCGCCGTTCCGCGATAAATCAGATTGCCCGCCGTGTCGCCTTTCCATGCTTTGACAAAGGCAAAATCGGCGCGCAGCCATTCTTCCAACAGATAGAGTTTGCCGTTAAACTCGCGGATTTCTTTGCCGCGGGCTACTTCCGTGCCTACCCCTGCGGGCGTATAGAAAGCGGGAATGCCTGCGCCGCCCGCACGGATGCGCTCGGCAAGCGTACCTTGCGGAATGAGCTCTACTTCCAATTCGCCTGCAAGCAGTTGGCGTTCAAACTCTGCATTTTCGCCTACGTAAGAAGAAATCATTTTTTTTATCTGACGGGTTTTGAGCAGCAAGCCCAGCCCGAAATCGTCTACGCCTGCGTTGTTGGAAATGCAGGTGAAGCCTTTTTTGCCGCTTTTCAGGATAGCCTGAATGCTGTTTTCGGGGATGCCGCACAGACCAAAACCGCCCAGCATAAGGGTCATATTGTCTTGCAAACCTTCAATGGCAGCTTCGGCGTTGGCTACTACTTTATTCATAAGCAATGTATTCGGATAGGTTAAGGGAACAGGCAGCAAAATAAAAATGCCTTTCGGGGGTGAAAATTATTCAAAAACCTTGATACTTTCGCCTCCCTGACCAACTTACCTACATGCTTAACTACTACCAAACGGTCAATATCAGCACGGCTGCCGGCTATATTGCCGATACTTCCATTTTTGTTATCTACACCGGCGGCACTATCGGCATGGACTACGACAAGGAAGGCAAACATCTCAAACCGTTTGATTTTCAGCAAATTATAGACAAAGTTCCCGAACTGCGCCGCTTTGAGTTTGAACTGACCCTGCTTAGTTTTGACAAACCGATTGACTCTTCGGACATTAAAGTGCACCAATGGCTCAACATTGCCCGCGTCGTGTACGACTTTTACAACGATTACGACGCCTTTGTCATTTTGCACGGTACCGATACGATGGCATACACCGCCTCGGCACTGAGCTTTTTGTTTGACAATTTGGCAAAGCCCGTTATTCTGACAGGGGCACAGTTGCCCATAGGCGTGCCGCGCACCGATGCGCGCGAAAACTTCATTACAGCCCTTGAAATTGCGGCGACCAAACGAAAAAACGGGCTGCCGATGGTGCCCGAAGTGTGTATTTTTTTCGATACGCTATTGTTGCGGGGCAATCGGGCGCGCAAGGTGCAAAGCAACAATTTCACGGCTTTTGCTTCGGAAAATCTGCCGC contains:
- a CDS encoding FAD-binding oxidoreductase, with the translated sequence MINTFEQLKKQLQGELHTDRAMRILYATDASAYREMPQAVALPRTVDDLKRLIRFADTFGMSLIPRTAGTSLAGQVVGNGIVVDFSKYFDKILEINTVEHWVRVQPGVIRDDLNLFLKPHGLFFGPETSTANRAMIGGMIGNNSCGLHSIVYGSTRDHLLEVRALLADGNEAVFKAISEQEFADKCNGIGTVSPLEQRIYLKIRDLLSNEVNRDEIRRQFPNPRVTRRNTGYALDAMLDAQPFNPQGLPLNFCRLLAGSEGTLALITEAKLNLVPVPLPHVGLLCAHFQSINDSLRANIIAMRHCPEASELVDDYILELTKTNPEQQQNRFFVQGSPKAILMVEFTAESRAEIEAKAARLVADFQANNLGYAFPLLHGEDTKKAWNLRKAGLGIMYNIAGDAKPVNLIEDCAVAVEDLPDYIAELDALARSKGIQLEYSAHAGAGELHPLPLMNLKTAEGQRLFRELLADTVQLVKKYNGSLSGEHGDGRLRGEFIAQMVGQRCYEMFREVKQTWDPKGIFNPGKIVDTPPMNEFLRYQPNQQTLDYHTVLDFGASGGILRHAEQCNGSGDCRKSHLSGGTMCPSYMATRSEK
- a CDS encoding response regulator, encoding MTQVTQRTIKIMLVSYMDIDNLITSKMIEVAGITADIQIFTDSRLGMEYLRTTESENPSLLPDLIFLAIDIPHYDGFQFLDDFAALSDAYKSRRPVAMLSTSISKYDIERSMSYSYVRKYLNLPLDPNMARQLAEELYSEWHSDTSPEQG
- a CDS encoding carbohydrate binding family 9 domain-containing protein produces the protein MKKIFTVLLFCTFVHGYSIAQEIFKPDSVRKKVTAVRTDAHLKIDGYLDEPAWQTALTVTNFTQVEPFQGEKVNFDTEVRVLYNKDYLYVGAFCRDPQGKKAIRVPDLRRDFEFQAHDIFGIAIDGFNDKRNAMAFVTNPYGSQRDLLGFDDRLFDVDWDGRWIVRTHRLDSGWVAEFAIPWQTLRYPKMPEGQYVWGINFFRNRRATNELSAWSPHPRAFGVLRMEYAGELTGIQPPPPSPNVQVIPYVLQTVDRYPFAANGSERVQSSSKVGGEVKWAINSNSVLDLTVNTDFAQADADRQVNNLTRFSVFFPERRQFFLENASLFGAGLAPEDNLVGGAMRIQPFFSRRIGLDEEGNPLPIVAGARYVYRSVQRNYGGILMRQGGDATHAPVTYAVGRYSHNIGKQNRAGGIITYRDEEGMNGRPGSRNMVAAADAFFRFSQSLNLNTMLIKSIDSDSTGNGFAGFAQFRYNANNLVAWLTQSVVTANFNPKTGFVSRTNVVATTPGFFFIVRKPWIPKFIRGLEPGMFSEVYFNAQTGALQEARIAFNPLWIALQSGGFLGVFIDPTFQRLEETFSPVGIDIRPGDYRYLRGSIMAGSDRSKKVSYFASTAWGGYYDGKLWTVEGNIRVAPVPHFQMNFRYENNRFRGVGINRENADVHLWSMESRMAVNPRLQLIGFYQFNSSANRDIWNVRLSWEFRPLSFVYVVFNQRGFDTINERQKSQHLIGKVTYLKQF
- a CDS encoding carbohydrate binding family 9 domain-containing protein, translated to MKSALVFLVLGWLTALAGAAQDVFKPDSVRRRVAAVHIAQDLKIDGYLDEPAWQQAAAAKSFVQVEPLQGQPAGFDTEVRVLYNHYYLYFGIFCRDSVGKKAIRVPDLRRDFDDEEQDVVGVVIDGFNDKRNAMAFMVNPYGSQRDLLAFDDMMFDEDWDGRWKVRTHRLDSGWTAEFAIPWHTLRYPKAADGEYVWGINFVRNRRASNELTAWSPYPRAFSVFRMEYAGELTGIRPPPPVPNVQVTPYVLGTNDRYNNSAWQPSLKAGGEVKWAINSNSVLDLTFNTDFAQADADRQVNNLSRFSVFFPERRQFFLENASLFGAGLLGGDDIQMQIQPFFSRRIGLDAEGNPLPIVAGARYVHRSLTHNYGAMLMRQGGDAAHAPVTYAVGRYSRNIGEQNRIGGIVTYRDEEARYGQPANRNAVAAADAFVRLSPSLSLNAMVAQSMDTDPTARGTAAFAQLDYNTNHGGAFIVPALVTAGFDAKTGFVSRHNVMAINSGAFLNIRKERFPEWLRALEPGIFPEIYFDAQTRCLQEFRVSVNPVWVTLQSGGFLGVFFDPTFQRLDDTFSPVGIDIQPGSYRYLRSNAMAGSDPSKKVSYFVFTSWGGYYDGRLWSKSGSVRLSPVPHFQMNFSYENNRFRSVGVRRENADVHLWSIESRVAVNPRLQLIGFYQFNSSANREVWNVRLSWEFRPLSFVYLVFNRRGFDHLNERQNSSHLIGKVTYLKQF
- the upp gene encoding uracil phosphoribosyltransferase, coding for MFILTEQSNIAHHFIAELRDINIQRDSMRFRRNLERLGELMAYEISKTMQYRPRVVETPLGFAHMQELTAQPVLVPILRAGLPFYQGFLNMFDAAPSAFIGAFRGQHAADFTFEIEMRYIAAPDLSGRELILIDPMLATGKSVLLTVEALMQYGKPDKIHIVSAIASREGVNHVRQHLPESFLWTGALDEELNQKFYIVPGLGDAGDLAFGAKISA
- a CDS encoding NUDIX hydrolase → MYTYEYPRPALTVDCIIFGLGENSLKVLLIERADEPFKGMWALPGGFVDMDETIDDAARRELEEETGIKGMFMEQLYTFGDVNRDPRGRVVSVAYYALVNLSEYNVKPGSDARRAEWHEVNQLPPLAFDHALIFETALKRLKGKVRYQPIGFELLPEKFALSQLQRVYELILNKELDKRNFRKKILGMGLLIELPERQKGVSHRAAKLYKFDKAKYRQLEAEGFMFEI
- a CDS encoding CoA transferase subunit A; amino-acid sequence: MNKVVANAEAAIEGLQDNMTLMLGGFGLCGIPENSIQAILKSGKKGFTCISNNAGVDDFGLGLLLKTRQIKKMISSYVGENAEFERQLLAGELEVELIPQGTLAERIRAGGAGIPAFYTPAGVGTEVARGKEIREFNGKLYLLEEWLRADFAFVKAWKGDTAGNLIYRGTARNFNPMMATAATITVAEVEELVPAGTLDPNQIHTPGIYVKRIFQGQHYEKRIEQRTVRKA
- a CDS encoding asparaginase; the encoded protein is MLNYYQTVNISTAAGYIADTSIFVIYTGGTIGMDYDKEGKHLKPFDFQQIIDKVPELRRFEFELTLLSFDKPIDSSDIKVHQWLNIARVVYDFYNDYDAFVILHGTDTMAYTASALSFLFDNLAKPVILTGAQLPIGVPRTDARENFITALEIAATKRKNGLPMVPEVCIFFDTLLLRGNRARKVQSNNFTAFASENLPPLAVTGIEISYNESLILPHPEERFDIFSKMDENVGLLKIFPGISQKYLEHFLSTPDLRGIVMETYGSGNTPTDDWFIGALKEAVDSGIHILNVSQCNGGAVVPGMYESGRRLQEIGVISGGDITPEAAITKMMFLLGNEPDPQLIREQLGISLRGEMSLR